In candidate division TA06 bacterium, a genomic segment contains:
- a CDS encoding undecaprenyl-diphosphate phosphatase, producing the protein MSIFQALILGLIQGLTEFLPVSSSGHLALAEKLFGLQGNNLRFEVFVHLGTLLSVVIYFRIKIGKLIKSIFKGRMYYQKGWCFTDDNLRLSLLLMLATIPAAFIGYKFDDVIEQAFASPIAVSVFLLVTGTILFLTCLVKSHEGKINWWRALVIGLAQAVAILPGVSRSGSTISAGIFTKMNQEKAAEFSFLLSIPIILGAGVVKLKDMLETGLLSSELVLLMVGAVTAAISGYWAIKVLLQIVKKGRLEYFAYYCWAAGLAGLVWFVMVK; encoded by the coding sequence ATGTCGATTTTCCAAGCGTTGATACTGGGGCTGATCCAGGGGCTGACCGAGTTCCTGCCGGTGTCCAGTTCCGGGCACCTGGCTCTGGCCGAAAAGCTGTTTGGCCTTCAGGGCAACAATCTGAGGTTCGAGGTCTTCGTGCATCTGGGGACCCTGCTGTCGGTGGTGATATATTTCCGCATAAAGATCGGGAAGCTGATCAAATCGATCTTCAAGGGCCGGATGTATTACCAAAAGGGCTGGTGCTTCACCGACGACAACTTAAGGCTTTCTTTATTGCTGATGCTGGCCACCATTCCGGCGGCCTTCATCGGCTACAAGTTTGACGACGTCATCGAGCAGGCCTTTGCCAGTCCCATCGCGGTCTCGGTCTTTCTGCTGGTCACCGGGACCATTCTGTTCCTTACTTGCCTGGTAAAAAGCCATGAAGGCAAGATCAACTGGTGGCGGGCGCTGGTCATCGGGCTGGCCCAGGCGGTGGCCATACTGCCGGGAGTGTCGCGCTCGGGCAGCACCATCTCCGCCGGGATATTCACCAAAATGAACCAGGAGAAGGCGGCCGAGTTCTCGTTCCTGCTGTCCATCCCAATCATCCTGGGGGCCGGGGTGGTCAAGCTGAAGGACATGCTGGAGACCGGCCTGCTGTCCTCTGAACTGGTGTTGCTGATGGTGGGAGCCGTTACCGCGGCTATCTCAGGATACTGGGCCATCAAGGTCCTGCTGCAGATCGTCAAAAAAGGCCGGCTGGAATACTTTGCCTATTATTGCTGGGCGGCGGGCCTGGCCGGGTTGGTCTGGTTTGTCATGGTAAAGTGA
- a CDS encoding geranylgeranylglycerol-phosphate geranylgeranyltransferase: MFYKILAAIKLSRPGNVAITGLSVLVGTSGYGLKAHAWGIILAVVSAMLIASGGNSLNDFYDYEIDKINRSQRPLPAGLLQPKTAVYLGSAWMLLGLALACFIGVRPLALALAVSVLLWLYAARGKRMGLAGNLTVALVCGLAFVYGGLTVGNIGLSWFPAGFAFLMHLSREIIKDVQDRSGDLSQGAKTLPIAWGAQRSLKLAAATLMVLITLTPVPYLLGIYNTRYLLAVILGVDLMLGIMIVKLLTSPRDEDLGRISFFIKIVMLVGIMAICLGL; this comes from the coding sequence ATGTTCTACAAAATCCTGGCTGCCATAAAACTTTCCCGTCCCGGGAACGTAGCCATCACCGGGCTTTCGGTGCTGGTGGGCACTTCGGGCTATGGGCTCAAAGCGCATGCTTGGGGCATAATCTTGGCTGTGGTCTCGGCTATGCTGATAGCTTCCGGGGGCAATAGCCTCAATGATTTTTACGACTACGAGATCGACAAGATCAACCGGTCCCAGCGGCCGCTGCCGGCGGGCCTGCTGCAGCCAAAGACGGCCGTTTACCTGGGATCCGCCTGGATGCTTTTGGGCCTGGCCCTGGCATGTTTCATCGGGGTCAGACCCTTGGCGTTGGCCCTGGCGGTATCGGTCCTTTTATGGCTATATGCCGCCCGGGGCAAAAGGATGGGGCTGGCCGGGAATCTCACCGTGGCGCTGGTCTGCGGGTTGGCCTTTGTCTACGGCGGCCTGACGGTTGGAAATATCGGGCTTTCGTGGTTCCCGGCCGGGTTTGCTTTTCTGATGCACCTGTCCCGGGAGATCATCAAGGACGTTCAGGACCGGAGCGGCGATCTGTCGCAAGGGGCCAAAACCCTGCCCATAGCCTGGGGCGCGCAAAGATCCCTGAAACTGGCGGCGGCGACACTGATGGTCCTGATAACCTTGACCCCGGTTCCCTATCTGCTGGGCATATACAATACCCGTTACCTGCTGGCGGTGATCCTGGGGGTGGACCTGATGCTGGGCATAATGATCGTGAAACTTTTGACCAGCCCAAGGGATGAGGATTTAGGCCGGATAAGCTTTTTCATCAAGATAGTGATGCTGGTGGGGATCATGGCCATTTGCCTGGGACTTTAA